The Vibrio tarriae genome includes a window with the following:
- the ettA gene encoding energy-dependent translational throttle protein EttA, giving the protein MAEYVYTMSRVSKIVPPKRQILKDISLSFFPGAKIGVLGLNGAGKSTLLRIMAGIDKDIDGEARPQPGLKVGYLPQEPKLDESKTVREVVEEAVADVAYALKRLDEVYAAYAEPDADFDALAKEQGELEALIQAKNGHNLDNALERAADALRLPEWDAQVKYLSGGERRRVAICRLLLENPDMLLLDEPTNHLDAESVAWLERFLVDYAGTVVAITHDRYFLDNAAGWILELDRGEGIPWQGNYTSWLEQKDARLKQEASQEKARQKTIEKELEWVRQNPKGRQAKSKARMARFEELQNTEHQKRNETNELFIPPGERLGDKVIEVKNLTKSFDGRVLIDDLSFSMPKGAIVGIIGPNGAGKSTLFKMLSGVEQPDSGTIELGDTVKLASVDQFRDSMNDKHTVFQEISEGADIIRINNFEIPARAYCSRFNFKGVDQQKVIGELSGGERNRVHLAKLLKAGGNVLLLDEPTNDLDVETLRALEEALLEFPGCAMVISHDRWFLDRIATHILDYRDEGKVNFYEGNYTEYMEWLKQTLGAQAAEPHRIKYKRITK; this is encoded by the coding sequence ATGGCTGAATACGTATATACCATGTCTCGGGTGAGCAAGATTGTGCCACCCAAGCGTCAAATTCTGAAAGATATCTCCTTGAGTTTCTTCCCGGGTGCCAAAATTGGTGTTCTGGGCCTTAACGGTGCGGGTAAATCGACCCTGCTGCGTATCATGGCAGGCATTGACAAAGACATCGACGGTGAAGCTCGTCCACAACCCGGTTTGAAAGTGGGTTATCTGCCCCAAGAGCCTAAGTTGGATGAGAGTAAAACCGTACGTGAAGTTGTCGAAGAAGCCGTTGCGGATGTGGCTTACGCGCTTAAGCGTCTTGATGAAGTTTATGCCGCGTACGCTGAGCCTGATGCAGACTTTGATGCTCTGGCTAAAGAACAGGGTGAACTGGAAGCGCTGATCCAAGCGAAAAATGGCCACAACCTAGATAATGCTCTAGAGCGTGCCGCCGATGCACTGCGCCTACCGGAGTGGGATGCGCAGGTGAAATACCTCTCTGGTGGTGAGCGTCGTCGTGTGGCGATCTGTCGTCTGCTGCTGGAAAATCCAGACATGCTGCTGCTCGACGAACCCACCAACCACTTGGATGCCGAATCAGTCGCTTGGCTGGAGCGTTTCTTAGTCGATTACGCAGGGACTGTGGTCGCGATTACCCATGACCGTTACTTCCTCGATAACGCGGCAGGCTGGATTCTGGAACTTGACCGTGGTGAAGGTATTCCATGGCAAGGTAACTACACTTCATGGCTAGAGCAAAAAGATGCTCGTCTGAAGCAAGAAGCGTCTCAAGAGAAAGCGCGCCAAAAAACCATTGAGAAAGAGCTGGAATGGGTTCGTCAGAATCCAAAAGGTCGTCAGGCTAAATCGAAAGCGCGTATGGCACGTTTTGAAGAGCTGCAAAATACTGAGCACCAAAAACGTAACGAAACCAACGAGCTGTTCATCCCGCCTGGTGAGCGCCTAGGTGACAAAGTGATTGAAGTGAAAAACCTCACCAAATCATTCGATGGTCGTGTTCTGATTGATGATCTTTCTTTCAGCATGCCAAAAGGTGCTATTGTCGGCATCATCGGCCCGAACGGTGCGGGTAAATCAACCCTATTCAAAATGCTGAGCGGTGTTGAACAGCCAGATTCAGGCACGATCGAACTGGGTGATACCGTGAAACTGGCATCGGTGGATCAGTTCCGTGACAGCATGAACGACAAGCACACCGTATTCCAAGAGATTTCTGAAGGTGCGGATATCATTCGCATCAACAACTTTGAAATCCCAGCTCGTGCTTACTGTTCACGCTTTAACTTCAAAGGCGTCGATCAGCAAAAAGTGATTGGCGAGCTGTCTGGTGGTGAGCGTAACCGTGTCCACTTGGCCAAACTGCTTAAAGCGGGCGGCAACGTGCTGTTACTCGACGAACCTACCAACGATCTGGACGTCGAAACGCTGCGTGCTCTGGAAGAAGCGCTGCTAGAATTCCCCGGCTGTGCCATGGTGATCTCGCATGACCGTTGGTTCCTAGACCGTATTGCCACCCACATCCTAGATTATCGTGATGAAGGTAAAGTGAACTTCTACGAAGGTAACTACACCGAGTACATGGAGTGGCTGAAACAGACTCTGGGCGCGCAAGCAGCAGAGCCTCACCGTATTAAGTACAAGCGCATTACCAAATAA
- the sltY gene encoding murein transglycosylase yields MTRLRVFKPRSLVSILMFTTVWAVGSASASALDLEAQRAQYDKAQRWLDEKNIQQYQRIRKQIDSYPLTPYLDYRAFLIDLGSKPPIAVRHFIDSHKEYPFSARIAAPYLDALARSKKWSALLQFQTQLPNGETYQCHYYNAKLQTGKRNEAFEGAKKMWLNGASIADACDPLFAEWDRVGGLSDDWVLKRALLAFEGRNRNLIVYLQKKLDGKKSQAKAQGMLELFDKPERVLAYSRKASQDPINQKLAELALQKWARSEPQEAQAVFNDVAKAQGWNQEQKGRVARFIAIRLMDTEEAAIAKWRDEVTRTSQDVRLIEARIRLALRENDWRGLSQWIAVLPEQERKTLRWQYWQGRSEIALGKKKEGTERLKALLGQRSFYSVAAAKILQQSVNYPTSTVTLDMKQIKAHKKALARIDELIALDKVPAAKSEWRWLLDRVSQKEKEMLAAYAADSGWYQMTIAATISASLWDNNQLRFPVVHQNLFTLHGRKNGVDPITLMSLARQESALNPDAQSPVGARGLMQIMPDTARYTARKYQLIYSNPDELYQVGKNIEIGSRYLSSLLERYDQNRILAFAAYNAGPSRVDSWLKRSQGKLDAYGFIEAIPFAETRGYVQNILMFETYYRDLMGVQGRFLNEHELNTKY; encoded by the coding sequence ATGACGCGCCTGAGGGTATTTAAGCCGCGTAGCCTTGTTTCGATCTTGATGTTCACCACGGTATGGGCAGTGGGCTCTGCTAGCGCGAGTGCTTTGGATTTAGAGGCGCAGAGAGCTCAATACGATAAAGCACAGCGTTGGCTGGATGAAAAGAATATTCAACAATATCAACGTATTCGTAAGCAGATCGATAGCTACCCCTTGACCCCTTATCTTGATTATCGCGCTTTTCTTATCGATCTCGGCAGTAAGCCGCCGATCGCAGTACGCCATTTTATCGATAGTCATAAAGAGTACCCTTTTTCAGCTCGGATCGCCGCACCCTATTTAGACGCTTTAGCGCGCAGCAAAAAATGGTCGGCATTGCTGCAATTTCAAACTCAACTGCCCAATGGCGAAACTTACCAATGCCATTACTACAACGCCAAACTGCAAACCGGAAAGCGTAATGAGGCGTTTGAAGGTGCGAAAAAGATGTGGCTTAACGGTGCCAGTATCGCCGATGCTTGTGATCCGTTATTTGCCGAGTGGGATCGCGTTGGGGGCTTGAGTGACGATTGGGTTTTAAAACGGGCTTTACTCGCTTTTGAAGGTCGTAACCGTAACCTCATCGTCTATCTACAGAAGAAGCTGGATGGCAAAAAATCACAAGCGAAAGCGCAAGGCATGCTTGAGCTATTTGATAAACCTGAGCGAGTGTTAGCTTACAGCCGTAAAGCATCGCAAGATCCGATTAATCAAAAGTTAGCAGAGTTGGCGTTACAAAAGTGGGCAAGATCAGAGCCTCAAGAAGCGCAAGCTGTCTTCAATGATGTCGCGAAAGCCCAAGGCTGGAATCAAGAGCAGAAAGGGCGAGTAGCTCGTTTTATTGCAATCCGTTTGATGGATACTGAAGAGGCTGCGATTGCTAAATGGCGTGATGAGGTGACTCGCACTAGCCAAGATGTGCGTTTGATTGAAGCGCGTATTCGACTAGCACTGCGTGAGAATGATTGGCGTGGTTTGAGTCAATGGATTGCGGTGTTACCAGAGCAAGAGCGTAAAACTCTGCGTTGGCAATATTGGCAAGGTCGCAGTGAAATCGCGCTGGGTAAGAAAAAAGAAGGTACCGAGCGCTTAAAAGCTTTGCTTGGACAACGCAGTTTTTACAGCGTAGCGGCAGCCAAAATTTTGCAGCAATCGGTCAATTATCCTACCAGTACAGTAACGCTGGATATGAAGCAGATTAAAGCTCATAAAAAAGCGCTGGCCAGAATTGATGAACTGATTGCCTTGGATAAAGTGCCGGCGGCAAAAAGTGAATGGCGTTGGTTGCTTGATCGAGTTTCTCAGAAAGAAAAAGAGATGTTGGCAGCGTATGCCGCAGATTCAGGTTGGTATCAGATGACCATTGCGGCGACCATTTCCGCCAGCCTTTGGGATAATAATCAACTGCGTTTCCCTGTCGTACATCAAAACTTGTTTACCTTGCATGGTCGAAAAAATGGTGTAGATCCGATCACATTAATGTCTTTAGCCAGACAAGAAAGTGCGCTTAACCCAGATGCGCAATCACCCGTTGGCGCACGGGGCTTAATGCAGATTATGCCGGATACTGCGCGCTACACGGCAAGGAAATACCAATTGATCTACTCCAATCCTGACGAACTCTATCAAGTGGGTAAGAATATTGAGATCGGTAGCCGTTATCTCAGCAGTTTGCTTGAGCGTTATGACCAGAACCGAATCTTGGCTTTTGCTGCCTACAATGCAGGACCAAGTCGGGTCGATAGCTGGTTGAAACGTAGCCAAGGTAAGCTGGATGCGTATGGCTTTATTGAGGCAATCCCCTTTGCTGAAACCCGCGGTTATGTGCAGAACATTTTGATGTTTGAAACCTACTATCGGGATTTGATGGGCGTGCAAGGCCGCTTCTTGAATGAGCATGAGTTAAATACAAAGTATTGA
- a CDS encoding PilZ domain-containing protein has protein sequence MIEKRRFSRILYQAPATLSQGDKQLSTCIQDLSLHGLLLWSEDEPDLDTHALVDVVFSLPESDVTISLSAKVISIQERIIRMAISHIDIESIAHLRRLVELNVGDDSLLHRDLEHLSDLGLHE, from the coding sequence ATGATCGAAAAACGTCGCTTTTCACGCATCCTGTATCAAGCGCCAGCCACCCTAAGCCAAGGCGATAAACAACTGTCGACTTGCATTCAGGATCTATCGCTGCACGGTTTGCTGCTCTGGTCAGAAGATGAGCCGGATTTAGATACTCACGCTTTAGTGGATGTGGTTTTTAGCCTACCAGAAAGCGATGTAACCATATCACTCAGCGCAAAAGTCATCAGCATCCAAGAGCGGATCATTCGAATGGCGATCAGCCATATTGATATTGAAAGCATTGCGCATCTACGCCGCTTAGTGGAGTTGAATGTGGGCGATGACAGCTTACTGCATCGAGACTTAGAGCATCTTTCTGATTTAGGACTGCATGAGTAA
- the tyrA gene encoding bifunctional chorismate mutase/prephenate dehydrogenase, whose translation MAVELNQLRDQIDEVDKQMVELLARRLALVEQVGQVKSRYGLPIYAPDREAAMLASRRAEAESKGVPPQLIEDILRRTMRESYASEKDSGFKCLNPELRSVVIIGGNGQLGRLFGRMFKLSGYQVKVLGSQDWDKADELLSDAGLVVVTVPIHLTLGVIEKLRQLPDDCILCDLTSIKAKPLAAMLQVHEGPVVGLHPMFGPDVPSLAKQVIVYCDGRGNEHYQWLLQQFAIWGASLCQIDAAEHDRGMTLIQALRHFTSFAYGLHLTKENPNLAQLLKLSSPIYRLELAMVGRLFGQDPHLYGDIILSSPENIEMIQRFHRCLSEAVELVSASDKASFVAQFERVSQWFGDYSQQFMHESQNLLKQANDAIHRG comes from the coding sequence ATGGCCGTAGAGTTGAATCAGTTACGCGACCAAATCGATGAAGTCGATAAGCAGATGGTGGAGTTATTGGCTCGCCGTCTGGCATTGGTGGAGCAGGTCGGGCAAGTGAAAAGTCGATATGGGTTACCGATTTATGCCCCCGATCGTGAAGCGGCAATGCTCGCTTCACGTCGAGCGGAAGCGGAAAGCAAAGGTGTTCCGCCCCAACTGATTGAAGATATTTTGCGCCGAACTATGCGTGAATCCTACGCCAGTGAAAAGGACTCCGGCTTTAAATGCCTTAATCCTGAGTTACGTTCCGTGGTGATCATCGGTGGTAACGGTCAGCTTGGGCGACTATTTGGCCGTATGTTTAAACTCTCTGGCTATCAAGTCAAAGTGCTGGGTAGCCAAGATTGGGACAAAGCAGATGAACTGCTCAGTGATGCTGGCTTAGTGGTGGTCACGGTACCTATCCATTTGACGCTTGGTGTCATTGAAAAGCTGCGCCAGTTGCCGGACGATTGCATTTTGTGCGATCTCACCTCAATCAAAGCCAAGCCGCTTGCCGCCATGCTACAAGTGCACGAAGGTCCAGTGGTTGGGCTGCACCCTATGTTTGGCCCAGACGTTCCCAGCTTGGCGAAGCAGGTGATTGTTTACTGTGATGGTCGAGGCAATGAACACTACCAATGGCTCTTGCAACAGTTTGCTATTTGGGGCGCAAGTTTATGCCAGATTGATGCGGCTGAACATGATCGTGGTATGACACTGATCCAAGCACTGCGCCACTTCACTTCCTTTGCTTATGGCTTGCATCTGACCAAAGAGAACCCGAACTTGGCACAACTGCTGAAACTCAGTTCACCGATTTACCGTTTAGAGCTTGCCATGGTCGGACGGCTATTTGGGCAAGATCCCCATCTGTACGGCGATATTATTCTCTCATCACCAGAAAATATTGAGATGATACAGCGTTTTCATCGCTGCTTAAGCGAGGCAGTTGAGTTGGTGAGTGCGAGCGATAAGGCGAGTTTTGTGGCTCAATTTGAACGAGTTAGCCAGTGGTTTGGTGATTATTCACAGCAGTTTATGCATGAGAGCCAAAACTTACTCAAACAAGCGAATGATGCGATCCACAGAGGTTAA
- the yjjX gene encoding inosine/xanthosine triphosphatase: protein MNAVRSAFSTVFPDQEWEFIGVSVPSEVADQPMSDEETKQGALNRVRNAKQRHPGAEYYVGLEAGIEENKTFAWMIVESDQQRGESRSACLMLPPLVLERLRQAKELGDVMDEVFGTENIKQKGGAIGLLTRHHLTRSTVYHQALILALIPFINPEHYPSA from the coding sequence GTGAATGCCGTTAGAAGTGCCTTTAGCACCGTATTTCCAGATCAAGAATGGGAATTTATTGGCGTATCAGTACCGAGCGAAGTCGCCGATCAACCCATGAGTGACGAGGAAACCAAGCAAGGAGCCCTCAACCGAGTCCGAAATGCCAAACAGCGCCACCCTGGTGCAGAGTATTATGTCGGATTGGAAGCGGGCATCGAAGAGAACAAAACCTTTGCGTGGATGATTGTGGAATCAGACCAGCAACGCGGAGAATCACGCAGTGCCTGTTTGATGTTGCCACCGCTGGTATTAGAGCGTTTACGCCAAGCTAAAGAGCTCGGCGATGTGATGGATGAAGTATTTGGAACTGAGAATATTAAACAAAAAGGCGGAGCCATTGGCCTTTTAACCCGCCACCATCTCACCCGCAGCACAGTTTATCATCAGGCCTTAATTCTCGCTCTGATCCCCTTTATTAATCCAGAACATTATCCGTCAGCTTAG
- a CDS encoding 3-deoxy-7-phosphoheptulonate synthase, whose product MKKSELSDVNISDEQILITPDALKAKIPLSDKARKFIRESRQTVADIIHKRDPRLLIVCGPCSIHDVDAAKEYAKKLKALSAQLSDQLYIVMRVYFEKPRTTVGWKGLINDPHLDGSFDIEHGLHVGRQLLVDLAEMEIPLATEALDPISPQYLADTFSWAAIGARTTESQTHREMASGLSMPIGFKNGTDGNLATAINAMQAASSSHRFMGINREGQVALLTTQGNPNGHVILRGGKQTNYDSVSVAECEEEMQKARLEPSLMVDCSHANSRKDYRRQPLVAEDVIHQIREGNRSIIGLMIESHLNEGNQSSDLPREKMQYGVSITDGCINWSTTEALLRRAHQELIPFLHNRLQG is encoded by the coding sequence ATGAAAAAAAGTGAATTGAGCGATGTAAATATCAGTGACGAACAGATATTGATCACCCCTGATGCCTTAAAAGCCAAGATTCCGCTCAGTGACAAGGCGCGTAAATTTATTCGTGAGTCGCGTCAGACGGTGGCGGACATTATCCACAAACGCGATCCTCGTTTGCTGATCGTCTGTGGTCCTTGCTCAATTCATGATGTGGATGCGGCGAAAGAGTACGCCAAAAAACTCAAAGCACTCTCGGCGCAGCTGAGCGACCAGCTCTACATCGTAATGCGCGTGTACTTTGAAAAACCGCGTACTACGGTCGGTTGGAAAGGGCTGATTAACGATCCGCATCTTGATGGCAGTTTTGATATCGAACACGGTCTGCATGTTGGGCGTCAACTCTTGGTCGATTTGGCCGAAATGGAAATCCCACTGGCAACCGAAGCGTTGGACCCGATTAGCCCACAATACTTGGCAGATACTTTTAGTTGGGCGGCGATTGGTGCGCGCACCACGGAATCACAAACTCACCGCGAGATGGCAAGTGGCCTTTCCATGCCAATTGGCTTTAAAAATGGCACGGATGGTAACTTGGCAACGGCAATTAATGCGATGCAGGCCGCCTCCTCCAGCCACCGCTTTATGGGAATTAACCGCGAAGGACAAGTGGCACTGCTCACGACACAAGGCAACCCGAATGGGCATGTGATTTTGCGTGGTGGCAAACAGACCAACTACGATTCGGTTTCTGTCGCGGAATGTGAAGAAGAGATGCAAAAAGCGCGTTTGGAACCCTCTTTGATGGTGGATTGCAGCCATGCGAACTCACGTAAAGACTACCGCCGTCAGCCATTGGTGGCAGAAGATGTGATTCATCAAATCCGTGAAGGCAATCGCTCGATCATTGGCCTGATGATTGAAAGCCATCTCAATGAAGGAAATCAGTCTTCGGATCTGCCTCGTGAAAAGATGCAATACGGAGTCTCGATCACTGACGGCTGTATAAATTGGTCAACGACTGAGGCATTATTACGTCGTGCGCATCAGGAACTTATTCCCTTTTTGCACAATCGTTTGCAAGGATAA
- the mbaA gene encoding biofilm architecture maintenance protein MbaA, with the protein MKLNHRILLLIAPVILLSAAASSYIIYTSQKNALLKRTDSYLQLNIEKLASHYRQAQSLVSSYAFTLAKSDIIRHYFSLEKNPYRELELVDNLRETLQILQPNEKQLVSLSILNGHEELLYYAENSSDPFAELDPKVMAYIKQRFASTHKNSDISYTVNSAGEDILVRYDMLDTQTLSTPLSYNRQDVFFVVVYVVLEQFSQLRKKIEFDNQSPIFFTHSPPSYRTGLLQSVELQPGFYAILDPAPKLINAQLHSIQRELLLSFGVSALVTVLMLLLLLYRHVINPILHLDKQLEEVENNQRKNIEKLNTDDEIGRLSSRFYAMYSELHSTYQRTKALAENDHLTKLANRYQFQVQADLLLSRCYDTQHIWVMYIDLDNFKYVNDKYGHQIGDSLLVSFATHVRQLCKNFEASHNTYSIAARLSGDEFAILLVSPKRFNDCAKIFAQRLLAPIQNKDNSPLSHFPITASIGIATFPKDGEHIEKLLLNADTAMYQAKNAGKNQVAYYSQALDQIVQRRNNIERALRLGLFDQEFNLAYQPYFTCSGKRLVGFEVLLRWQSELLGEVSPEEFIPIAEQTGLFGTIDRWVISKAFQEISTLQAIVKEPIQVSINLSSAELNSLKLAQFIHRQAEQFGVSPAWIDFEITETFAADSQSFPLLHELSRLGYGLTIDDFGSGYTSITQLVQYPVQKIKFDRHFLDTLIATNKQNVIRPLIDLCHSQSMKVTAEGIESETMHQWLADYECDYMQGFYFGYPMSLSEISPWLHASNHKKKSYAQDHYCFTEPSQSECR; encoded by the coding sequence CAGTCAGAAAAATGCGCTGCTAAAAAGAACCGACAGTTACCTGCAGTTGAATATTGAAAAGTTAGCCAGCCACTATCGACAAGCTCAGTCGCTCGTCAGCAGTTATGCCTTCACGCTGGCCAAAAGTGACATCATCCGCCACTACTTCTCTTTAGAAAAAAATCCTTACCGCGAACTAGAACTGGTGGATAACTTACGTGAAACCCTGCAAATTTTGCAGCCGAATGAAAAACAGCTCGTATCGTTATCGATCCTCAATGGCCATGAAGAGCTGCTTTATTATGCAGAAAATAGCTCCGATCCATTTGCCGAGCTTGACCCTAAGGTGATGGCGTACATCAAACAGCGTTTTGCATCCACACACAAAAACTCTGATATCAGCTACACCGTCAACTCAGCGGGTGAAGATATTTTGGTTCGCTACGATATGCTGGATACTCAGACACTCTCAACGCCGCTCAGTTATAACCGCCAAGACGTGTTTTTTGTGGTGGTGTATGTGGTGCTTGAGCAGTTCAGCCAACTGCGTAAAAAAATTGAATTTGATAACCAGAGCCCGATATTTTTTACGCACTCACCTCCAAGTTACCGCACGGGCTTATTGCAATCGGTTGAATTACAACCGGGCTTTTACGCCATACTCGACCCTGCACCGAAACTGATTAACGCCCAGCTTCACTCCATTCAGCGCGAACTTTTACTCTCTTTTGGCGTTTCGGCACTGGTGACGGTACTCATGCTACTGCTCCTTCTCTATCGCCATGTGATCAATCCGATCCTGCATTTGGATAAACAGCTTGAAGAGGTGGAAAACAACCAACGTAAGAACATTGAAAAACTCAATACTGACGATGAAATTGGGCGGCTTTCCTCGCGTTTTTACGCCATGTACAGCGAACTTCATTCAACCTATCAACGCACGAAAGCACTTGCGGAAAACGATCACCTCACCAAGCTGGCTAACCGCTATCAATTTCAAGTTCAAGCCGATCTGCTGCTATCACGTTGTTACGATACTCAGCATATCTGGGTCATGTATATCGACTTAGATAACTTCAAGTACGTTAATGATAAGTATGGTCACCAAATCGGTGATTCCCTACTGGTCAGCTTCGCGACCCACGTTCGCCAGTTATGTAAAAATTTTGAGGCCAGCCATAACACCTACAGTATTGCGGCCCGTTTATCTGGTGATGAGTTTGCTATTTTGCTCGTCTCCCCCAAACGGTTTAATGATTGTGCGAAGATCTTTGCTCAACGCTTGTTGGCACCGATCCAAAATAAAGACAACTCACCACTTAGCCATTTTCCCATTACTGCCAGCATTGGTATTGCAACCTTCCCTAAAGATGGCGAACACATTGAGAAATTGCTGCTCAATGCCGATACCGCCATGTATCAAGCGAAAAATGCGGGCAAAAACCAAGTCGCTTACTATTCGCAAGCGTTAGATCAAATAGTACAGCGGCGCAATAATATTGAACGAGCACTGCGCTTAGGGTTATTTGATCAAGAGTTCAATTTGGCTTATCAACCTTACTTTACTTGCTCAGGGAAACGCTTAGTGGGCTTCGAAGTATTGCTGCGCTGGCAATCTGAATTGCTCGGTGAAGTGTCGCCGGAAGAGTTCATTCCAATCGCAGAGCAAACTGGATTGTTTGGCACGATCGACCGCTGGGTCATTTCAAAAGCTTTTCAAGAGATATCGACTCTACAAGCCATAGTGAAAGAGCCGATCCAAGTGTCGATCAACCTCTCTTCGGCTGAACTCAATTCGCTGAAATTGGCTCAATTTATCCATCGACAGGCTGAGCAGTTTGGCGTCTCCCCTGCATGGATCGATTTTGAAATCACCGAAACGTTTGCCGCAGATTCGCAAAGCTTCCCATTGCTGCACGAACTCTCGCGTCTTGGCTATGGGTTAACGATTGATGATTTTGGCTCAGGCTATACCTCTATTACTCAGTTGGTGCAGTATCCAGTACAAAAGATTAAGTTTGATCGCCATTTTTTGGATACACTCATCGCCACCAACAAACAAAATGTTATTCGTCCACTGATTGATCTCTGCCACTCTCAATCCATGAAAGTGACCGCTGAAGGCATTGAGAGTGAAACTATGCATCAATGGTTGGCCGATTATGAGTGCGATTACATGCAAGGCTTCTACTTTGGTTATCCAATGAGCCTAAGCGAGATCTCCCCATGGCTTCATGCCTCCAATCATAAAAAGAAGAGTTATGCGCAAGATCATTATTGCTTCACAGAACCCAGCCAAAGTGAATGCCGTTAG
- the trpR gene encoding trp operon repressor, whose translation MVQQPSFSEWQQVLDLVKQAVQQEQHEMLLTMLMTPDEREALVARVNIVHELLQGELSQRQISQMLGVGIATITRGSNELKSRSEDEKAALAQLLMPPPSSEA comes from the coding sequence ATGGTACAGCAACCTTCTTTTAGTGAGTGGCAGCAAGTGTTGGATCTGGTTAAGCAAGCCGTGCAGCAAGAGCAGCACGAAATGCTACTGACCATGTTGATGACGCCGGATGAGCGTGAAGCATTAGTGGCTCGAGTGAATATTGTGCATGAGCTGCTGCAAGGTGAGCTCTCTCAGCGCCAAATAAGCCAAATGCTTGGGGTTGGGATTGCAACCATCACGCGTGGTTCGAATGAGCTCAAGTCACGGAGTGAGGATGAGAAAGCGGCATTAGCTCAACTGCTTATGCCGCCTCCATCCTCAGAAGCCTAA